The Verrucomicrobiota bacterium region AGAGTGTTCCCGGTTAGGGCTTTCGAACCAGTCGCCCCAAATACTCGTACGTATCAAAGGCGTCCGCACCTCCTACAAGTCGTGGATCCTCGCTTGCTTCCAGCTCTTTAAAGAGTTGAGTCTTCAAACGTTTCAAAGTACCCGCGTATTCGGTACGGTCTGCAACATTGTGCATCTGAAATGGATCGAGCCGGATATCATAGAGCTCATCCGCCGGGCGCAGTCCGCAGGAAAGCTGCCAGTAAATACCCATGTCCGGGTCGTCCTTGTGATCGACGATGTAGTCCTTGGTTGGACTGGCATCGATTTCCATGTAGTTCTTGCCGTGATAACTTCCTTCCGGGTGTCCAGCAGGCCATCGCTCCGGCTTGAAATTGTGGATGTAGAGAAAATGATCCGTCCGAATGGCGCGCATCGGCGTTCCGCCAGGATTATCCAATTGGGCCAACGTGTGACGTTCCTTGCCGGTCAGGACGTGATCGCGGTCGGCTTCGACCCTACCCGCTTTACCCGATCTTAAAAGCGGAAGCAGTGATCGTCCAGTAGTGCCTGGCAAAATTTTTACGCCAGCCGCTTCAAGGAAAGTTGGGGCCAGATCTGTGGTGCTGACAAAATCGGTCACCACCCGGTTTTCGGGAACAGCCGTGTGCCACTTGATGGCCAAAGGGACCCTGGAACCGAAATCGTAGAGGTTCGATTTTCCCCGTGGAAATGGCCATCCGTGATCTCCGGTCATTACAACGATGGTGTTCTCCAGTTCTCCCCTTTCCTCCAGCAAAGCT contains the following coding sequences:
- a CDS encoding sulfatase, which translates into the protein MLKFVIKPPAILGALFVFCILSPFTQGQNSDRPNILFAIADDWGWPHASIYGDAVIKTPTFDGIAANGVLFTNAFISSPSCTPSRNAILTGQYHWRLKEGGNLWSNYPEGFPTYVQALKETGYFVGSYRKAFGPGSDGGKEVAGKKYEGLDEFLKERPKDKPFCFWFGSSDPHRTYIWESGLRSGTKLEDVEVPPFFPDNETVRTDILDYYWEVQRFDRQVGEALALLEERGELENTIVVMTGDHGWPFPRGKSNLYDFGSRVPLAIKWHTAVPENRVVTDFVSTTDLAPTFLEAAGVKILPGTTGRSLLPLLRSGKAGRVEADRDHVLTGKERHTLAQLDNPGGTPMRAIRTDHFLYIHNFKPERWPAGHPEGSYHGKNYMEIDASPTKDYIVDHKDDPDMGIYWQLSCGLRPADELYDIRLDPFQMHNVADRTEYAGTLKRLKTQLFKELEASEDPRLVGGADAFDTYEYLGRLVRKP